ATGAGCCTGGTTATCTTTTCGTCCACCACGTCGGTGAACCGTATGCCGGCCTGGTAGACGGGCACCGTGTCGCCCTTGGCCGTGTGCTTGGAGCGGCTGATGTTGGCCCAGACCACCATCCCCTTCACCTGGAGGGCCTCGCTCTCGCTCTGCAGCTTCAGCGTGTACATGTCCCCTATGTTGAGCCTCCGGTCGGCCTCGATGGCCGCCCCGCCCAGGCTGATGTTCAGGATGTTGACTTCCGTGGCGAAGAGCATCTTGCTCTGTATGCCCACCACGCTGAACCGCTTATGGCTCCGTATGCCGCCTATGGCCACACCTCGTGCACGTGCTGAAAACAGCTAAGGATAGCACAGCCAAAGAGCACGGGACAACGGCACATCCCTACCCGCTCCCGCCCAGGGTCTCCAGGTACTCCGCAAGGCTTGCCCTGGCCTCCTCGGCCATGTCCACGAACTCGATGCCCACCTCGTAGAAGACCTCCCCCTCGACCTCCTTCTCCAGAATGCTGCGCACCTGCCCGAAGAACCTCAGGGGGCGGCTCTCCGCGAGGAAAACCTCCATGGGCAGCCGCTCGTCCTCGTCCGGGGAGCGGTCCGTCTCGATGAGCATGCCCGAGAGGCTCAGCTTCTTGACCACGCAGTGGAAGGGGTAGCTCAGGACGGCCTGCTTGGCGGGGTCCATCTCAAAGCGAGCGCCGGCCACCCGGGCCTCGTCGGCGGCCTTGTACTGATGGAGAAACTCCATGAGCTCCGAGGCCTTCTCGGTCAGGACGTTGGTGAACCTGAGCCCGGCCTGGTAGACGGGCACGCCCCTGCCCTGGGCGTCCTGCTCGCTTCGGGCGATGATGCACCAGACCACCTCGCAGGTGACGGCGATGCTCTTGCCGTCGTGGAGCTTCAGGGT
This window of the Nitrospirota bacterium genome carries:
- a CDS encoding PilZ domain-containing protein; the protein is MDESRRHRRFRVEGMRGSVLLASGVKILNVSLGGAAVEASKRLNIGQQYTLKLHDGKSIAVTCEVVWCIIARSEQDAQGRGVPVYQAGLRFTNVLTEKASELMEFLHQYKAADEARVAGARFEMDPAKQAVLSYPFHCVVKKLSLSGMLIETDRSPDEDERLPMEVFLAESRPLRFFGQVRSILEKEVEGEVFYEVGIEFVDMAEEARASLAEYLETLGGSG